The following nucleotide sequence is from Nodosilinea sp. FACHB-141.
GACTGTCCCAATCGCGAGCAGACCCAGGCCCAACGCTCGAGACGCAGATGCTCGCTTCGAGACTGACGTAATTGATTTAATGGATACCATTGCGATCGCGTTCTGCGCTGGTCATTTCAGGTAGAGACTGTCGAAATAGGAAGAACCTAAATACAGGTTGAAAGGCGTGAACGTTCAAACCTTTCAACCTGCGAACCAGAACGATACAGACAGGCTCTGCCGCTCTGGGTGTGTTTGCTAATCAGCTAGTGGGCGAATGCTAATTAGCAGGAGCTAGATAGGGGAAAGAGGCCTCTAGGGGATCGTGGCCCTGGGCCGGGTTGCCGGGTGTGCCGCTGTAGGAAACGTTGTCGCTTGTAACCGCGCCGTTAGTGAGTACGGCGAGCGTGATATCGATAACGTCATCCGTCAGCAGCCGTCCGGCAATGGGGCTGCCCTTAGCATTTAGGGCATTGGCATAACCGCTAGGCCCGGTCGTGTCGATCCGCATAACATCGGGCAAAAACGCCTGGAGCAAGGCATCGGCTCTAGCATCGCTATTGCCGAGCGCCAGCAGCGTTTGTTTCGCCTCACCGACAATGGGGCCAGCCGCACTGGCCGCTGGTTCTTGACCCGCCAGGGCCGCGGCCTCAAAGGCTGGGTCAACGCTGTTGAGGGTGTTCAAAAAGTCGTTGGTGACAATCAGGCCTTCATTGACCGCGGGGCGGGCTAGGCGCTCGACCTGACTAAACTTTTTGCTCCCTGGCAGTGTCACCGTCATCCACACATCAAAGGTCGTAGCATTGCTTGAACCCTGCAACAGCTCGATCGGCAGTTGAACGGCGATCGCATTGACGTTATACCCCTTGGTGAAATCCACTGCTTCTTCAGGAGGGCGAAACCCAACCGCAGGCCCTTTGCCTAGCGCCCCAGCCCGCACCCGAAAGAACTGCTCCACATCAAAAAAGAACGGATCTTCGCGCAGTCCAGCAAAGACTTGAACTTTTGAGCCATCGACGGTGCCTGTGTTTAAAACTGGCGGCTCTTTTAGCGCGGTTGTCTGTCCTTCAACCACGTCCTTGCTGCCGTCTTTTGTCACCGTCAGCTTATAGTCTTGGCGATTGTTGCCCTTCGGCGGGCCAAATTCAAACTCTAGAACAACGTCAGACAATCCTGTCGGTGTAGCATCATTGTCGCTAATTCGAGAAATATTAAACTTGTACTTCGCGCGGGTGCTGAAATAATACTGCTGCCCCGCCACAGACCGGGGGTTGGTATTCATAATCAAAACCAAATTTTCTGGCGAAGCGGTGGTGTTTTGATCCACTTCCCGAAACACATACAAGTCGGTCAGGTTCAGGTTGCGCCCTTTGATTTCTGACTCACCATCATCGTGGTCAGACGCATTAACAAACACTGCGCCAGCGCCAATAGTGGTCGCTAGCCCCAAGGCTAACCCAGCGGCATAAAAGGCTTTTTTGAAGGCTTTGTTCGTGGTCTTCATGGCAGAAATAACCCTTAATTGTTGATAGGAATTACAAGGCTTGAGCCTAGACATCTACTCTGTAGTTCCTAGGCTTTTCGATTGGTCAAGCGACTGTTGAACCGATCGCCTAGGCGATCGCACTGATCTCAGGGGTGAGCGTTACGATTAGGTCGTTAAAGTCAAAATCTCCGGCATCTTCAAACAGCCACGTATTGCCCTCACGCTTGATGCGCGCCTGCCCTAGGGCCGCGTCGCCCACCGTTGCCAGGTTTTGCAGGCTGCCGTCGATCAGCAATGCTGGCGCATAGTAGGTTCCGCCAGGAAGGTTTAGCGTCACATCAATGCTTTGATTGTTGCCAACCATTAGCTCGATGCCGTCCAGCAGGTTGGCGGCGACAGCCACCTCATAACCAGCGTCTCCAGGCAGCAGACCATCCACCTGTCCTCGAGCATCGGTCTCGTAAAAAGCCAGCACGTTGTCAAAGAAGGCCTCGCGGAACAGCTGTTGAATCACGTTGACCGCCACGTTGCCGTCAAAACCGGTCAGGTCAAACAATTCAGGCAAGGGCTCAACGTCGGCGATCGCGGGCGCGGCCGTCAATCCCTGAAAATTGATCGTGTCGTCGGTGCCGATTGCTCCCAGACTAGTTGCTACCCCAGACTCAAGATTGAGGGCATACAGGGTTGCATCAGACACCGCAAACGCTGTATTGTCTCCTGCCGAGGAAGCCACAATTTCGAACCCCCCCAAACTGTCAAGGTCAAAACCCAGCCCGCCTACCGTTTGCAAGGTGCCATCGTTGGGCGGGTTTTGCAGCACCAGAGTGTTGAGCTCAGCGTCAAGGTCAAAGAGCTGCGTCGCTGTAGTACCCGCAAACGAGTTGGTGTAGGCTGCCCCAGTTACCCTGGGGTTAGCTCCAGCATTGGCATCTCCAGGGCCAAAGGCTAAGGTTCCGTCCACAATTACCGCGCCGGTATCGACATTGATGCGGAAGCTTTGATCGTTCTCACCCACTAGACGCAGGCGATCGGCCACGGGGTTAAAGTCAAAGCCCGAAACGGCCCCGCCTTCAAAGGGCTGAGCTAGGGTGCTCACCAGCGTTGCTTCAGCCACGTCGCCCTTGAGGGCTAGAGTGTAGAGCTGGTTGGTGGTCGTGAGACCGTAGAGTAATCCATTGGCCGGACGCACATCCACGCCTATGAGGGTGCCTTCAAGACCAGTCACAGATAACGAGGTTGTCTGAGCCAGATTTCCGGTAGAAAACAGCACGAGCTGATTGTCGTCAGTCAGCCCCAACAGGTCAAATTCTTGGGGTGGCGGGGTCGGCGCGACGGTTTGGGCACCGGTCAGGGCAATGGTGTAGGCACCGCCAGAGGCACCCTCGCCAGCAAACCCCATTAGCGGGGAGCCTGCACCCGATCCGGTGGGCAACAAAACGCCATCCAAGGATTCGTCGGGGAAGATTTCCCCACCGGTGCTGATAGGGTCGTAATCAAACCCAGAAATGGCCAGGTAGTAAATGCCGGGAGTGAGCAAGCCTGATTTGGAGGGCAAGGTTGCCTGGGCCGAGCCAAACAGATCGTCGTTGCCATAGACGCCTTTGCCCGCGCCATCGAACAAAAAGAGCTGGGGATCTTCCAGCAGGCTGTTGGGAATCCCCAACGCATTGTCGATGGGCAGGCCAAGCAGGGTTTCTGCACTTAGCGTCGTTGCAGAAAAGGGCTGCTCGCCCGAAATGAAGATTTGAAAGAGATCGGCATCTCCAGAGAGGCTGCCAGAGATTGACGCTAGTGGCTGTACTAGATCAGCAACGACGGAGAAGGCCCCGTCAGGCTGTTCTCCAGCATCATTAGCTTCGACAAAGGCAAGGGGCTGAGGGGCCGAGGGGGTCTCAGAATTGGGGGCTTCAGCATCAAGGGGGCTCATGCAAACGCTCCTATGCCGGGCACTTGAACAAGGTTCAAGTCAACCCTGCTGGATAAGGTTTTCATGGCAACTACGCTTAACTTTGTAAGGCAGATTTAAACCCGGAAATACGTAAAGAAACTTTACACATCTTCCGTGGCGAAGTTCTTTCGCCTTGGCTAAACCGTCGAAATGGTTGTGCGTCGTTGGTTTTGGTCTAGCTATTAAAAATTTACGGTCGTCGCCGAGCAGCTAGAACGGTCTGCATTGCCTTTGATCGCGATCGCTGTACACCACGCACTACCTCAGTTTTTGCTGGTAGTACTGACTGGATGGCTTAAGCGCAGCAGCCATCACTATGAGGCCATTTTTATGGAAGCGGCTTGAGAGTTTTACCCGTCGCCGACCTAACGAACCTCCTCATAGAATCGATTTAGGGTAGTAGCAGGTACCCCAATGCCCCACAGCACACCGATCATCAAATAAATGGCGTTGGCCTTTAAAGTTCCCCATGCAGCCACCCGCCGGTCCGAGGATTGAACGACCCGGCTAAGCTGGCACAGGCGACCCCGGCGGCAAAGCTTGAGGCATAGGTCAGCTTCTTCCATAATCGGCAGGGCAGGGTCGAAGCCGCCACAGGCAATAAAGTCAGCTCGGCGGCAAAACATGACCTGGTCGCCAAACAGCAAGCGCAGCCCACGCACAAATAAATGGGGCCGAAACAGCAGCGGCGCGTAGTAGGTTTTGAGAGCATTGTGCAACGAAATGCCCCAGCGAATTTTTTGCGGTCCGGTCATTAGAGAAATGAATCCGCCGCCAGATACCGTCGGGTTGGCTAAGGTGCTTTCTACGACCTGTACCAAGTCGTCGGGAATGAGGGTGTCGGCGTGAAGAAAACACAGCACGTCGCCCTTGGCGGCAGCGGCTCCCCAGTTCATCTGTACCGATCGCCCCGGAGCTGGAGCTTGGAGCACCGTTAATGGCAGGCGATCGGTCCAGGCATGGGCGATCGCTAGGGTGCGATCGTGGCTGCCCCCGTCCACCAATAAAATTTCGCGCGGAGGTGGGTTGAGACCTTGCAACACATTTAGGGTACGGCCCAGACAGGTCTCTTCATTCCAGGTGGGGATGATGATAGAAACCGGCATGGTACACCCCAAAGATGAATAAACCCCAATACGGCATAACTTTGCCGCCCAAAAGCAAAAACAGCCACCCTCACCAGGCTGAACCTCAGTCCCCTCAAATGTTTTTAGTCTGCTATATGCTACGGTATCTCGGCTTTGGAAACGATCAGAACAAAAGTTAGCTCAGTCGTGCACTGAGGTAATCATCGATGCTATATTAAGTATCGCGAATACGGCGGGTGTAGCCAAGTGGTTAAGGCAGTGGATTGTGATTCCACCATTCGTGGGTTCGAGCCCCATCATCCGCCCTTGTTTTGTTGAACGACAGTTTATCTGTCCGTGGCGACAATTTAGCTGTCACAGCGTCAGTTTAAGTGTCCTTCGCCCTTCTGTAACCTTTGCTGGTAAAGAGTTACAGAGGGGCGAGGCTTTCCATGAAAGCCACTTTTCCCTGCTAAGGCAGAGCACTGACTTTACACGAGCTTATTTTTATTGAGCAATATTATGATTTGCAGTGCTTTTGGGACCGGTTTCTGTAGAAATCACAATCCACTGCCTTCTTTCAACTCGCTAAACTTGGACAATTTTAACTTCCCCTGGCTAGGGTAATTGATTGTGACTAGCTGAAGACCTCGCGTGGAACTGGGCACAGCCCTTTCAACCTCTCCTGGCTAGGGTGATTGATTGTGACCTGTGCCACCTGTATATTTGCCAGCGACGACCAGATGGCCTTTCAACCTTCCCTGGCCAGGGTGATTGATCGTGACGAATTTCGTTGGCCTCCACTGCCGCCGTTAGTTGTCTTTCAACCTCCCCTGGCCAGGGTGATTGATTGTGACTGAAGTCGTTAATGGACCGGCATCTTTGCTAGTCTTTCAACCTCCCCTGGCCAGGGTGATTGATTGTGACATACCGATGTAGGTTCACCGGCGGACTACTCGTGCTTTCAACCTCCCCTGGCCAGGGTGATTGATTGTGACTTAGGGGTAATGTCGCCGCCAGTGAATTGCTCAATCTTTCAACCTCCCCTGGCCAGGGTGATTGATTGTGACGGCCTATGCAGCGCTCACGCAAGCGAGCACGCTGGTACTTTCAACCTCCCCTGGCCAGGGTGATTGATTGTGACCTCCGCGGGCGTAGGTTGCTGGGAACTTTGTATTTCTTTCAACCTCCCCTGGCCAGGGTGATTGATTGTGACCGCAGACTTCTCAAAAGCTCTTAGATTAAGGCTTTCAGAAGTCATTTGCGCGGATCGGCTCATCCATCCCGACTGTACTGGTTAATTAGTGGAGCTTTTAACCTCTACAAAGACCTGGAATGCCTGTTTGATAAGCATTTCAGCCTTTACGCGGATCGCTCAGGAGAATTGCACCTTGAGAAAGTCCCTCAAACCCAGTATTGGAGCGAGTTCCTCCTTGTTCGGAGGTGATTCGGTAGCCGCTACAGCAGTACATCCGCACCCCTATTGCTGGGAGCGCACCTACGCCATAATTGAGGTTACTAGCACGTCAACTACGACTTAATCTCTTCGGAGAAGCCTAAGCCTCTCGTCCGACAGCATCAGGGCGAGTAGCTACCAGGGCCAGAAAGCACGGCTGTCTTCTAACAGCCAAACTAACCCTTATTTCACACGACTCAGAGGCTAAAGCATGAGTCGCGGCGCTATTGAACTATTCAGTTTTCCAGGTTCAAAGCTTTTGGCCCATTGTAGTACAGGCTTTAGTTCTAAGATACTACTGTCTGTCTGGACTCATAGGCTGCGATCGCAACTGCCTTGGCCATCTCACCAGCATTCTGCTGCCAGGGCTGTTTAACGGCTTCTACGACAAGCCTGTTCTGAGCGGCTTTGCTCTCGATTTGAGCCAGTAGTCTGCCGTAGCTCCACTTGTGGATGCTGCTTTTGTACTGCTTGGCATAGCGTTTCTGGCCTTCTACTGAACCTAAGGCCTTTTGCTCGGCTTTGGCCTCAATTTCGGCTTGGAGAATCTCACGGATGTTGTCTTACCTGGGAACGGCAATACTGCCCGCTCCGTATTGCTGGGCAGTGGCCACCACAGCCTTCGCTAGAAGCTGATCGACATGCTC
It contains:
- a CDS encoding DUF4331 domain-containing protein; translation: MKTTNKAFKKAFYAAGLALGLATTIGAGAVFVNASDHDDGESEIKGRNLNLTDLYVFREVDQNTTASPENLVLIMNTNPRSVAGQQYYFSTRAKYKFNISRISDNDATPTGLSDVVLEFEFGPPKGNNRQDYKLTVTKDGSKDVVEGQTTALKEPPVLNTGTVDGSKVQVFAGLREDPFFFDVEQFFRVRAGALGKGPAVGFRPPEEAVDFTKGYNVNAIAVQLPIELLQGSSNATTFDVWMTVTLPGSKKFSQVERLARPAVNEGLIVTNDFLNTLNSVDPAFEAAALAGQEPAASAAGPIVGEAKQTLLALGNSDARADALLQAFLPDVMRIDTTGPSGYANALNAKGSPIAGRLLTDDVIDITLAVLTNGAVTSDNVSYSGTPGNPAQGHDPLEASFPYLAPAN
- a CDS encoding DUF4394 domain-containing protein; this encodes MSPLDAEAPNSETPSAPQPLAFVEANDAGEQPDGAFSVVADLVQPLASISGSLSGDADLFQIFISGEQPFSATTLSAETLLGLPIDNALGIPNSLLEDPQLFLFDGAGKGVYGNDDLFGSAQATLPSKSGLLTPGIYYLAISGFDYDPISTGGEIFPDESLDGVLLPTGSGAGSPLMGFAGEGASGGAYTIALTGAQTVAPTPPPQEFDLLGLTDDNQLVLFSTGNLAQTTSLSVTGLEGTLIGVDVRPANGLLYGLTTTNQLYTLALKGDVAEATLVSTLAQPFEGGAVSGFDFNPVADRLRLVGENDQSFRINVDTGAVIVDGTLAFGPGDANAGANPRVTGAAYTNSFAGTTATQLFDLDAELNTLVLQNPPNDGTLQTVGGLGFDLDSLGGFEIVASSAGDNTAFAVSDATLYALNLESGVATSLGAIGTDDTINFQGLTAAPAIADVEPLPELFDLTGFDGNVAVNVIQQLFREAFFDNVLAFYETDARGQVDGLLPGDAGYEVAVAANLLDGIELMVGNNQSIDVTLNLPGGTYYAPALLIDGSLQNLATVGDAALGQARIKREGNTWLFEDAGDFDFNDLIVTLTPEISAIA
- a CDS encoding TIGR04283 family arsenosugar biosynthesis glycosyltransferase translates to MPVSIIIPTWNEETCLGRTLNVLQGLNPPPREILLVDGGSHDRTLAIAHAWTDRLPLTVLQAPAPGRSVQMNWGAAAAKGDVLCFLHADTLIPDDLVQVVESTLANPTVSGGGFISLMTGPQKIRWGISLHNALKTYYAPLLFRPHLFVRGLRLLFGDQVMFCRRADFIACGGFDPALPIMEEADLCLKLCRRGRLCQLSRVVQSSDRRVAAWGTLKANAIYLMIGVLWGIGVPATTLNRFYEEVR